In the Haloarcula salinisoli genome, TCCCTGCCGGGCCAGGGCGGATACGCGGCCTCGAAGTTCGCACTGGAAGGGCTGAGCGACGCGCTCCGTGTCGAGGCCGGCGAGTACGACGTCGACGTGGTGCTCGTCGAACCGGGCCCGGTCGAGACGAACTTCTACGACCGCGCCCAGGACGAACAGGAGAGCAACGACCACACCGGCGCCTACGACTGGCTCTCCACCGCCCGCGAGGACTCTCGGCTGGCCGGGATTCAGGACGCCCTCTCGGTCACCCCCGGAACGGTCGCGCTGACGATTCGGGACGCCGCGAACGCGAGCGACCCCGACCCGCGTTACCCCGTCGGCGAAGGGGCGAAACTCCTCCTCATGGCCAGACACCTCCCGGGGCGCTGGCGGGACGCCGCATTCGGCGTGATTCGGAAACTGTCGAGCTAAGGGGAGCGCTCCGCTTCAGTCGAGACAGGCCGCGACCACGGGTGGGACTGTCAGTCGAGACAGGCCGCGACCACGGGTGGGACTGTCAGTCGAGACAGGCCGCGACCACGGGTGGGACTGTCAGTCCAGACAGGCCGCGACCACCGAGAGCAGGCGTTCGCCGTGGACCTCGTCGGCGAAGAGGGGCACCCGTTTGACTTCGTGGCCTCGGAAGAGGTCCTGGGCCGCCGCTATTGCGTCCTGCTGGACCTCCCACCGACGGGCACAGAACTCACAGTGGTCGACGTTGGGTCCGGGGATGTCGACCTCGCGACCCAGCACTTCGCTGGGCTCTTGCATCACCCGGTTGACGACGATAGTGCTGACGGGAATCTCGAAGTCGGTGAGCTGGGCGAGCAGGCGCTCCGATTCCATCACCGACAGGGTCTCGGGCACCATCACGATTCGGAAGTCGGTGCGGGTGGGGTCCCGCAGGATGGCCCGCAGGCGCTCGATGCGCTCGGAGAGTTCCTCCAGGTCCTGGATGCCGGACTCCGTATCGACGTCGTCGCCGCCGCCGAACATGCCTTTCATCGAGTCCATCATCCCGGAGAAGCGCTCGCGGAGCTTCAGAATCGTCCCGACCATCGAGTCCATCGTCTCGGGTAGTTCCAGCAGCCGGAGGGTGTGACCGGTCGGCGCGGTGTCGATGACGACGCGGTCGAACCGGTCGTCGTCGGTGTAGTCCAGCAGGAGCCGCATCGCTGCCGCTTCGTCCGCGCCAGGCATCGAACCGCCCAGCAGCCCGTCTTCGCCGCCGATGGGATTGTCGCTCTCTCCGTTCATCGGACCGGAAGCGTCGCCGCCCATCGGACCGGAAGCGTCGCCTCCCATGGGACCCCCACCGCCGAGCATCCCACCGAGACCGCCCAGGGCGTTGTCTTCCATTCCAAGGGGCCCCTCGCCCATCGCGGCCTCGGGGTCGATTTCGGCGGCGTAAAGCGGGATATCTTCTCGGATGCGTGTCGGCTCGGCGGGGATATCGGTCTCCAGCGTGTCAGAAAGCGAGTGGGCGGGGTCCGTCGAGACGACCAGCGTCGCCGTGTCGTCCCGTGCCGACGCCAGCGCGGTGGCTGCGGCACACGTAGTCTTCCCGACGCCGCCTTTCCCACCGTACAGCACGTATTCGGGTGCGTCGACACCGGTCGGTGCGTCGATCTCGTCGACTGTCTCGACGTCCAGATTGCTCATACCCCAGGCTACGCTTCCGGCCTTGAGTAGTTCCCGGAAAAGGGCGCGA is a window encoding:
- a CDS encoding SDR family oxidoreductase, with the protein product MAKTVLITGASSGIGRATAEAFLDDDWQVWATARDEDDVAALAEAGCETAELDVTNARECERVVEDVVEAAGRIDCLVNNAGYAHFGAVEDVSTEDLEKQFDVNLYGPHRLIREVMPHMRARESGAIINVSSVAGKLSLPGQGGYAASKFALEGLSDALRVEAGEYDVDVVLVEPGPVETNFYDRAQDEQESNDHTGAYDWLSTAREDSRLAGIQDALSVTPGTVALTIRDAANASDPDPRYPVGEGAKLLLMARHLPGRWRDAAFGVIRKLSS
- a CDS encoding ArsA family ATPase, coding for MSNLDVETVDEIDAPTGVDAPEYVLYGGKGGVGKTTCAAATALASARDDTATLVVSTDPAHSLSDTLETDIPAEPTRIREDIPLYAAEIDPEAAMGEGPLGMEDNALGGLGGMLGGGGPMGGDASGPMGGDASGPMNGESDNPIGGEDGLLGGSMPGADEAAAMRLLLDYTDDDRFDRVVIDTAPTGHTLRLLELPETMDSMVGTILKLRERFSGMMDSMKGMFGGGDDVDTESGIQDLEELSERIERLRAILRDPTRTDFRIVMVPETLSVMESERLLAQLTDFEIPVSTIVVNRVMQEPSEVLGREVDIPGPNVDHCEFCARRWEVQQDAIAAAQDLFRGHEVKRVPLFADEVHGERLLSVVAACLD